One genomic segment of Trichococcus shcherbakoviae includes these proteins:
- a CDS encoding DUF1295 domain-containing protein, producing the protein MDKKRIVIYTLLFIATLAIATQGFTNTGLDGLLVPLLFTFAYFTIIFIIATIIKNNSIVDIGWGMGFVVGSWLTLLVTENPTVLSYAIVGFITVWGLRLSLRLLKRNYGKPEDFRYAQWRKEWGDKVVITAFFRVFVVQGIINFIVGSASYVVIKYNEFSFDSAHRYFVYAALFIALVGLFFEVVGDEQLRQHINKKTRTLLQTGLWSITRHPNYLGEILIWIGLYASGITLFFTDSINPYYYLLLIISPILMSTVLIKISTPLLEKNMEKYDGWEEYTKRVPMIFPFTKK; encoded by the coding sequence ATGGATAAGAAAAGAATTGTCATTTATACGCTATTATTTATAGCAACATTAGCGATAGCGACACAAGGATTCACGAATACTGGTTTGGACGGACTGCTTGTCCCGTTACTTTTTACCTTTGCCTATTTTACGATCATCTTTATTATCGCAACAATCATTAAAAACAATTCCATTGTCGATATTGGTTGGGGGATGGGATTTGTTGTAGGGAGCTGGCTTACACTGCTTGTGACTGAAAATCCCACCGTTTTATCGTATGCCATTGTTGGATTTATTACGGTGTGGGGACTTAGATTATCTTTGCGCTTATTGAAAAGAAATTACGGGAAGCCTGAAGATTTCAGGTACGCACAGTGGCGGAAAGAGTGGGGCGATAAAGTAGTCATCACCGCCTTTTTCAGAGTGTTTGTGGTTCAGGGTATCATCAACTTTATCGTTGGATCTGCCAGCTATGTGGTCATCAAATACAACGAATTCAGTTTTGATTCAGCTCACCGCTATTTTGTTTATGCCGCACTTTTCATTGCGTTGGTAGGATTGTTCTTTGAAGTAGTCGGGGATGAGCAATTAAGACAACACATCAACAAAAAAACACGCACACTTCTGCAAACCGGCTTATGGTCAATCACACGTCATCCAAACTATCTCGGTGAAATCCTGATTTGGATCGGATTGTATGCAAGTGGTATTACGCTGTTCTTCACGGATTCCATCAACCCTTATTATTATCTGTTATTAATCATCTCGCCTATTTTAATGAGTACGGTATTAATCAAAATATCAACGCCATTACTGGAGAAAAATATGGAGAAATATGATGGATGGGAAGAATACACCAAAAGAGTCCCAATGATTTTCCCTTTCACTAAAAAATAG